ATTTCCCCAGATTAAGGAGATTATGTTTGAGACAGACACCTTTACTGCTTCAGAGGAGCAGGTTAGGGCTATATGCAACCTCATCATTAAGAAAAAACTGAAATTTACATGGTCAGCAAATTCAAGGGTTGACACAATTAGGCACGAGGACACCTTTAATCTGATGAAAAGGGCAGGATGCCGTATGCTTCTGATAGGCGCAGAATTCGGAACACAGTGCGCATTGAATGATGTTAAAAAGGACATAACGCCGAAGCTCACAAGGGATTTTGTGCTCGGCGCAAAGAAAGCGGGAATAAAAGTCCATGGGTGCTTTATGATAGGCGCCCCAAATGAGACAAGGGAGAGTGCCCTTGCGACAATAAGGTTTGCAAAGAGCCTTCCATTGGATACAGTCCAGTTTTCAGGAGTTGTTGCATATCCCGGAACTGAGTTTTACACCTGGGCCAAGGAAAAGGGCTACCTTGTCCCAAAGGACTGGACAGAATGGGTTAATGACAATTATGAGCAGGCGACAATCCTCAATTATCCGCAGCTTTCAACAGCAGAGATGAACGAGCTCATAGACAAGGGCTTGAAGGAGTTCTATTTTCAGCCGGGAAAGATTTTATACCATCTTTTCACAATACGCGACTTTTCAGATTTCAAGAGGAAGGCAGGCGGGTTTTTCAGGTTTCTGGATTACCTGAATGGAAAAAAGAAATCAAAAAAGGGAAAGGATCTTCCGCTATGAATAAAGGTGGTTTCAACGGTTGAAATATCAGTTGTTGTTCCGGTCTACAATGGAAAAAGGACAATAAGAAAAACCCTTGATTCCCTTCTCTCCCAGAAAATCGGCAGGAGCTATGAAATAATTGCTGTTGATGACGGAAGCAGGGATGAAACTCCTAAAATTCTTTCAGAATACAGGAAGCGCGGGATAAGGGTTATAACACAGAAAAATGCAGGGCCTGCATCAGCAAGGAATGCCGGATGGAAAAAAGCTAGAGGAAAGATTGTGGCTTTTACTGATTCTGACTGCCGCCCTGTTCAGGACTGGCTTTCCTCAATCACAAAGCCCTTCTCAGACAGGAATGTGGGCGGCGTTGGCGGAACCTACAGGACTGAAAACAGGGACAAGATTCTTGCAAGATACATCGGGCTTGATATTGAACTCAGGCATTCCAGGTTCAAGAGGGAAATTGAGGGAACAGGAAGCTTCTCAATTGCATTCCGCAAAAATCTTCTTGAAAGGACAGGGGGCTTTGATGAGACATACAGAAAGCCTACTGCAGAGGATTTTGACCTCTGCTTTGCAGTTAGAAATCTTGGTAAGAAGATAATATTTGAGCCGAAGGCAATAGTTTACCATTACCATCCTGAGCATTTCTCAAATTTTATGAGAGAGCAGATGAGGCATGCAAGGGCAAGGGCATACATGTACAAAAAATTCACAGGGCGCGTGAAAGGCGAGTCATATACACCTCTTTCCACAATAATAACAGCGCCGCTTAGCTTCCTTTTCATTGCAACATTCCCCCTTTTCTTTTTAGGGAAAATCAATCCTGTTCTTCCAATCATCCCTTCTGCATTTTTTGCTGCGCTTTTTATCCTTGCCCTTCCCCTTTTCTTCTACTGCCTGAAAAAAAGGGATTATTCAGTTGCACTAATCTCAATTCCAGTTCAGCTTTCCCGCTTCTTTGCATGGACTCTTGGGGTATTGGCAGGGTTTATTGACATAATATTCCATAGAAAGGGAAATTTTTAGGGAAATACTTTTTTTTAAAATAATTAACTATTAATTTAATTAAATGTTAATTAAATTTTTTCTCTCCAGTAATCAAGGATGCTTTCAAGTGTTTTCTCTATGCTTATCCTGGGCTGCCAGCCGGTTTCTGCACTGAACTTTTCGTGCGAGCCAAACATAACAGGAACATCAATTTTCCTGAATTTTTTTGGGTCTGATTCCTCCTTTATCTTTGCCCTGCTCATGGAAATTAATATGTCCAGAATTTCTCTTATCGCATATGCCCTTCCTGAGCCGATGTTGTATATTCCCGGCTTGCATTTGTCAAAAAGAGAGTATGCAATTGAAATGTCCCTGACATCTGAGAAGTCCCTTTTCGCTTCAAGGTTTCCGACTTTGATTACAGGCTCTCTTTTCCCTTTCTCAATTTCTGCAATCTGCTTTGCAAAGTCAGAGCACACAAAGTCAGGGCTCTGCCCGGTTCCTGTGTGGTTGAAGCTTCTTGAGATTACTATTGAAAGCGATTTGTATTTTGGAAGGAGGCATATTCCCTCTGCCTCAAGCTTTGACTCTGCATAGGGATTTTCCGGATTCAGCGGATGCTCCTCTGTTATTGGGAAGAACTTTGGCTTGCCATAAACTTCTGCCGATGATATGAAAAGCAGCTTTGCCTTTATGTTTTCCTCAACAAGGGCATCGAGGAGGTTTCTTGTCCCTTCCACATTTATTTTTCTGCAGAGTTCAGGGTTTTCCCATGATTTTGCAACTGAGCTGAATCCTGCAAGATGAAAAACATATTCCGGCTTGAAGTCTGAAACAAGCTTTTTTACATCATCCTTGTTGAGAATGTCAAGCTTTTCATAATCAACCCCTTTTACAATCCTTCCTGGAGAAACAAGATAGGAGCCAATAATTGAATATCCCTTTTTCAGAAGCTCTTCTGCCAGGTATGGTGCAGCAAATCCGTCAATTCCGGTTATGAGCGCTTTTGCCATACTTTCCCTTTATTCTGGATTCTATTTAAAGTTTTCTTTAGAAATATAGATTCTCTAAAATCGGCAAAGTTTAAATATCCCCCCTTTAGATTTATCCAATTATCAAAATGGATTCCAAACAATCTGAAAATAGATTTGTTCGCATAAAATCTCATCTTGGAAAAACATTCAAGGCATTAAACCACAGGAACTACAGGCTCTGGTTTTTCGGGCAGATGGTTTCCCTTTTCGGAACCTGGATGCAGAGCGCTGCGCAGGGCTTCTTTATTTTTGAGCTTACTCACTCTGTTTTCTACCTCGGGCTTGTTGGATTTTTTTTAGGGCTTCCAACCTGGCTCTTCATGCTTTACGGAGGAGTTGTTTCAGACAGGTTTTCCCGAAAGAAAATTCTTCTTATAACCCAATTTTCAATGATGCTTCTTGCATTAATCCTTGCGGGGCTCTATTTCACAGGATGGATTCAACCCTGGCACATACTTGTGCTTTCCTTTCTCTTGGGAACAGCAAATGCCTTTGATGCTCCTGCAAGGCAGTCCTTTGTAGTTGACCTTGTCCCAAGGGAAGACCTGAATAACGCAATTGCCCTTAACGGCACGATGTTCAATGCTTCTGTTGTTGTGGGGCCTGCTCTTGGAGGGCTTGTCTACGCTCTTGTCGGGCCAGGCTGGTGCTTCATAATTAATGCATTTTCCTTTACTGCAGTTATAGGAGGGCTTCTTCTTATGAGGATAGAATATCAAAAAATACGCAAGAGCAAGTTCTCTGCTTTTTCAGAAATAAGAAACGGGCTTTTGTATGTGAGTAAAAATCCCTCAATAATCGGAATTTTTAGCGCAATTGCCTGTTTCAGCCTTTTTGGGCTTGCATTCATCAATCTTCTCCCGGCGTGGTCTGTTAATGTTCTTCACGGGAATTCTGAGACAAACGGGCTTCTTCAGGCAGCAAGGGGCTTTGGAGCCCTTCTTGTTGCGCTTTCAGTTGCATCAATTGGAGTAATCAGAATTAAGGGAAAGCTTCTTACCTCAGGCACTTTTCTTGTTCCCTTTTCAGTTCTTCTTTTTTCATTAATAAAATATGCGCCGATGTCTATTGCAGTTATAATTCTTGTCGGAATTTCGGGCATGCTTGTTTCAAATATGTGCATGACTCTCTTGCAGAATATAACTGCAGATGAATTTCGCGGGCGTGTTTTAAGCATCTACAACCTTGTCTTTTCAGGATTCCTGCCTTTTGGCTCGCTCTGGATTGGAACTGCAGCAGGATTTTTTGGGGAGAAAACAGCAGTTATTATGAGTTCAGGGCTCGCATTCTTGGGTGCACTTGCAATATGGAAGCTGTTCCCGAAATTAAGAAAAATTGAATGAGTTTCCTGATTTATTTTTTCTTGTATCCCAACTTCTTATTATATACTTTATGGCTCAGAATATCCAGAACAAAGCAGATTATCTCAATCTCATCTCCTTTTATTGTGTAGAGCATTCTCCAAAAGTTAGTGAGTTCAACTCTCCACAGGTTTTTTGTATTATATCTTTTAAGATATTCCTTTGGAATCAGATTTTTCTGAATATTGTCGCCGTAAAAAGGATTTGCCCTTAAGAATTCAGATTTTTGCTTTATTGACTTTATCAGTTGAATTTCTTCTGTGTTTTCTTTTCCTTCTGACTTCTGTTTTTCAGCAATATCATTCAATTTTGTGTATTCTTCTTCTGCTTCATCTAAGAGAACTATTTTGACTGCCTTATTCATATTTCAGTTCCTTTTTTTATTAACTCGTTCAGCTCTTTTCTTTCTGTAAAAATCCAAAGAATCCCCTTTGTTCCTATCATTATCTTTCCGCTTACCTGCAGATAGTCCAGTATCTGAAGCTGTGTTTGATGCATAACCTTTCTTGGCAGTTTTCTTTTCAATTCCGCTAAGCTCATCAGTTCTCCGCTTTTGTTCAGCACTTCTTCAACCATAAGAACGGTGTTCAGAGTAGGCGAATGATTTGATGTTACTTTATCTCGCATTTTTTGTTTCATTTTTGTGTGTTCCATAATTTTTATATATCTAATTGATATAAATATATATCTAATAGATATACAAATATATAAATCTTTCTTTTTTTTAAATATTCATAATAGCTTCTTTTTTTCATTTCTATTTATATTTCTTTTCCGCACTTGTCTTTTGTCCTGTGCGAATTTCCGGTTATTTCGGTTTACAGAAAGGGTTTTAAATCTGAATAACGCAGTCGCCATGAACGCCTACCGGCTCTGTTTTCTCAAATCCAGTATACGTCACATTTTGTTAAAAATAGTTAAATTTATATATTTGTGACGTATACTTCTTTTATGGTCAATGTGAGAACAGTCAATAAAGGAACTAAGAAGTATTACTACTTAGAGCACACAATAAGAACAAAGGATGGTTTTTCTAACAAAAGATTATATCTGGGCAATACCCTGCCAAAAACTATCGGTAAAATAAAAGAAAAATTTCTCTATGATTTATTTGAAGAATTATACGGCAAGGAATTAGAAGCCGTAAAAGAGCTCTGGAATAAAGAATACAAGAATTATCCTGCGTCCGCCAAGGAAAAGTACATAGAATCTTTTATGATTAAATTCACCTACAACACCAGCAAAATAGAGGGAAGCACGCTGACATTAAAAGAAACAGCAGATCTTCTCCAGGAACAGGTTACCCCAAGAAATAAGGCATTGAAATTTGTCAGGGAAGCAGAAGCACATAAGACCATATTCTACCAGATGCTGAAGAATAAAAATAAGCTGAACTTAGCAGCTGTTCTTTATTGGCATAAAGAATTATTCAGAGAATCAGACCCTGAAATTGCGGGAAAAATAAGAAAGCACCCTGTAGCGATAGCGAGAAGTAAAGTGGAATTGCCCTTGCCTGTAGAATTGAATATATTATTAAAAGAATTCTTTACATGGTATAATAAATACTATGGAAAGATAAATCCGGTATTAATGGCAGCGCTTGTGCATTTGAAGTTTGTATCCATACACCCGTTCAGCGACGGCAACGGAAGAATATCTAGGCTGATGATGAATCACACGCTGAACAGTTTAGGATATCCTATGCTGAACATAGAATACACGAACAGAAACGCATATTACACAGCGCTGGAGCGAAGCCAGACAAGAAGCAAAGAGGAAACATTCATGTTATATGCAGTAAAAAGGTATTTGAGGGAATACACTTCTTTAAGGAAGCGCAGGCGGCTTTTCTTCCATTAAGCGCACTCTGGAACAGCAGCAGAATAATTGAATGATGTGTTTTTTATAGTTTTTTTATTCTTTCAATGTCAGATTCAACCATCGTCTTAACAAGCGCGGAAAAGCTCATCTTGGGCTTCCAGCCAAGCTCTTTTTTTGCCTTTGCCGTGTCTGCAAGAAGCAGGTTCACATCAGCGGGGCGCATGAATTTCTCATCAACCTTCACATATTTCTGGTAATCCTTTATTCCCGCTGCCTTGAATGCCTCTTCAACAAACTCCCTTACAGTATGGGTTTCGCCTGTTCCTATGACATAGTCTTCCGGTTTTTCCTTCTGGAGCATAAGCCACATCGCTTCAACATAGTCCCCTGCAAATCCCCAGTCCCTCTTGGCATCAAGGTTTCCAAGCCTTAGCTCATCCTGAAGCCCAAGCTTTATCCTTGCGACTCCGTCAGTTATTTTTCTTGTTACAAACTCAATTCCCCTTCTTGGGGATTCATGATTGAACAGTATTCCGTTGCACGCAAACATTCCGTAGCTCTCTCTGTAATTTACTGCCGTCCAGTATCCGAAGAGCTTTGAAACGCCGTAAGGGCTTCTTGGGTAAAAAGGGGTTTTTTCAGACTGGGGAGTTTCAGCTGCCTTTCCAAAAAGCTCGCTGCTGGATGCCTGGTAGAATTTTGCCTTGCATCCGCTGATTCTTAATGCCTCAAGAACATTCAGCACTCCAAGCCCGGTTATCTCTGCTGTTGTTATCGGGCTTTTCCATGAGTGCGCAACAAAAGACATTGAGGCAAGATTGTAAACTTCGTCTGGCTTTGAATATTCCACAGCCCGTATTATTGAGGAAAGGTCTGTCAAGTCCCCCTCAATCAGCTCAATCTTACTTAGAATGTGCTTTATTCTTTCTGTGCTTTCAGTGCTTGTCCTTCTGATAAACCCGTAAACCTTATAATCCTTTGAAAGCAGGAACTCTGCAAGGTAGCTTCCGTCCTGCCCGGTTATTCCTGTTATAAGAGCGCTTTTCTGTTTCATGAATTAATCACCCCACGATTATAATTGATTTCTTTTAATAAATAAGGCATAATGCGGATTTATTTAACTATTTTTAATCAAATTTTTTTTAATCTTTTTTATCCAAATTTTATTTGATATTATATGCAATCTGCTTTAACCATTGTTGTCATCTGCTTTTATTATTAATATTTAACTGTTTTTCGCGCTTTTTATGCATATTATTTTTCAGTAAGATTTATAAAATGACTGCCGCTTATAGAAAGGCATGTCGCAAAAAGAGGTTGTGGGGAAAGAAGAATCTATCTTCAGCAAAAGAATTTTCAATATCAAATGGAGCTGGGTTGTCCTTGCTCTCATCCTTCTTTTAGGGTTTTATTTCAGGGCTTATCACATTGATTACCCCGTCATAGGATACCATAACTGGAAGGAAGTCCATCACCTTTCAGAGGCAAGGAATTATGTTCTTGACGGATTCTCAAAAGACGGGCTTTTCATGCCTCACTATGATGACAACACATTCGGGGAAAATCCCTACGGGCTCCATTCAGACACTTTTCCTCTTGTGCAGATAATGGGCGCTGTGATTTTCAGGATTTTCGGCTACAAGCTCTGGATGGCAAGGATGATAAGCATTATTTTCAATCTCGGCGCTGTCCTTATGTTTTATCTGCTGATAAAACAGCTCTTCAAAAAATATGACAAAAAGGAAGAGCTCTCGCTTACATGCGCGTTTCTTGCTGCAATAAATCCCCTTCTTGTTTTCTTCAGCCACAATTTTGACGACATAAACCCCGCATTGTTTTTCATGCTGGGGTGCGCATTTCTTTATGCAAAATGGGTTGATGAGCAAAAGGGATGGCAGCTTGCGCTTGCAGCGTTATTCGGCGGATTTGCAACTGTCCTGAAATACACTTTTGGGATAATTGCTGTTCCAATCCTCATCACTTTCCCTTACAAAAAGGTGTTTTCTGCGCTTAAAAAATACTGGAAATCCCTTGCAGTATCAGCATTGATGATTTTAGTCTGCCTGAGCTGGATTCCATATGCGTCTTACATGAACAAGATTCATCAGGGAATGTCCTACAGCGCAGTTGAGATTGTTAAAATGAAGGTTACCTGGGGAAACATCCCCCTCCTGTTTTCGCAGGATTTTCTCGTGCCAGTTCTTCTGAGCCCAAATTCCTATGTTGCTGACAACTACTCAAAAATCGGTTTCACATTTGCAGCGCTCGGGTTTGTCCTCCTTTTGATTTTCTGGAAAAAGGGCTTTGGGAACAAGTTTATGTCAGCATACTTCATAGCATTCATTCTTTTTATTGTCGTCGGCTCTGACACATTGCGGGGGCACAGCTACCACCAGTATCCTATTGCTCCCCTGATAATATTTCTCATGGCGTACTTATTCACATTCGTCGGGACTACCCTTGAGAAGTTTTTCAATGTGAAATTCCTTTCCTGGTTTGTGATAATAATTTTCATAGCCCTCCTTATGAAGCCCTCTGTTGATGCAAAGAACAGGCAGTTCAACACCCAGTTCATAGGGCAGGATGTTGCAGGAGATTACATAAAGAAGCATATGCTTCCCGGAGAGAGAATGCTTTTCCCGAGCCACCAAAGCTACGGCGTAATCTGGAACAGCGGGATGAAGGCATATATGTTCCCTGAAAACGCAAGCATAATTCCTCTTATGGAAGAAGAGGCAAATGTGTCATGGGTTTTTGTTTACCAGTGGGGCTTTTCAATACTTGACAACAAGCCGGTTTGGGATTACATAAAGGAGCACTATTCCCTTGCGCAGTTCGGCTTCCAGCAGAATACTGGCTTAATCTACATACTCCTGAAAAAAGGGGGCTCTTTCAATGCCTCAAACATGGAGGAAGTTTCAAATCAGCTCAACGCAATACTTCAGAAGAGCCTTGCCTCTTCAATAAAGTCAAAGGAGTATGAATACACAACAGGCAAGTTTACAATGAATTATTATGATGTGATAGCGTAATCAGAAAAAACATAATCAGAAAAAAAGGAATTATCATTTTCAATCAAGGGTGATTTAATGAAAGTATGCGTTCTTGGAATGGGATACATGGGGCTTCCCACCTCCTGCATCATCTCAAATTCCGGGCACAAGGTAATAGGGATTGACATTGACAAAAAAAGGGTTGAGCTTCTCAACAAGGGAATTCTGCCTTTTGAGGAAAACGGGCTTCCCGAAATATTTGAAAATGCAAGGAAGAACGGCTTTATCGCAAAGTCAGAAGTTGAGGATGCTGATGTTTTCATAATTGAGGTTCCAACCCCAGTTGGCATTAAGGAAAAGAAGGCGGAGCTGAAATATGTGAAATCGGCTGCAGAGATGATTGTTCCATATCTTAAAAAGGGAAATCTTGTGATACTGGAATCAACTGTTCCACCTCTCACATGCAGGAACTTTCTTATCCCAATACTTGAGCGCTCGCATCTTTCGGCAGGAGCTGATTTTTCTGTTGCGCACTGCCCTGAGCGGGCTTTTCCGGGGCAGACCCTTTATGAGCTTGTGAATAATGACAGGGTTATCGGGGGCATTGATGAGAAATCATGCGCTCTTGCAAAAGAGCTTTACTCCTCTTTTGTCAAGGCAAAAATCTCAACAACAGACACTACAACAGCTGAATTTGTAAAGCTTTCTGAGAACACATTCAGGGACATAAACATTGCCCTTGCTAATGAATTCGCGCTGATATGCGAGCAGATAGGAGTGGATTCCCATGAGGCAATAGCGCTTGCAAACAGGCATCCCCGAGTTAAGATATTGTCTCCAGGCCCGGGTGTTGGTGGGCACTGCATCGCAGTTGACCCCTGGTTCATGACTGAGGTTACTGACAGGGCAAAAATAATCCCCCTTGCGAGGAAGATAAATGACAGGATGCCTTCTCATGTTGTTGAACTTGCAGAGAAGATGCTTTCAGGAATTGAAAATCCAGTTGTTTCAGTGCTGGGAGTTTCATACAAGGCAGATGTGGATGACACAAGGGAAAGCCCTGCAATAGGAGTGATAAAGCTTGCAAAGAGGAAGGGATGGAAGGTAAAGATTCATGACCCGATTGCAAAGCGGTTTGAATACAGGATGACTGACCTTGAAAGCGCACTTTCTGGCTCTGACTGCGCAATCATTGTTGCAAACCACAAGGAATTCCTTGACATTGACTTTTCAAAATTCGGAATGAGGAATAAGAACATCCTTGACACAAGAAACTTCCTTAACCATGAAAAGCTCAGAAAGGAAGGGTTTAAGGTTTTTGTCCTCGGAAACGGAAAGAGCATAGCATAAAAGCATGACATATTAACATATGAATTGAGCAGCAGGAAATAGTATGAAGGAATAAAAAAATGAAAATATGTATCCTTGTAGGAACGCGCCCTGAAATAATAAAGATGGCGCCGGTAATAAGGGAGTGCGAAAGAAGGAAGCTTGACTTCTTTATTGTCCATTCAGGGCAGCACTATTCCTACAATATGGACAAAATTTTCTTTGAGGAGCTGAAGCTTCCTGAGCCGAAATACAACCTTGAGGTTGGCTCAGGCGCCCACTACGCCCAGACAGCGCTGATTCTTGAGAGGATTGGAGAGGTTTTTTCAAAAGAAAAGCCGGATGTTCTTATTGTCCAAGGCGATACAAACACTGTTTTTGCAGGAGCAATAACAGCGTCCAAGATGGGAATAAGGGTTGCCCATGTGGAAGCAGGATTAAGGAGCTATGACAGAAGCATGCCTGAGGAAATCAACAGAATTCTAACTGACCACTGCTCTGACCTGCTCTTTGCCCCTACAAAGCTCCAGAGGAAAATCCTGATAAAAGAAGGGATTCCGAAAGAAAGGATATTTGTAACCGGAAACACAATAGTTGATTCAGTGCGTGAGAATATAAAATTCAGCGATGGAAAAATCCTTGAAAAGTTCGGGCTGAAAAAGGGAAATTATTTCCTGATTACAGCTCACAGGCAGGAGAATGTTGAAGACAAAACGCGCCTTGAAGGCATTCTTAATGGGATAAAAATGCTTTATGACAAGTTCGGGCTTCAGATAATCTATCCGCTCCATCCAAGGACAAAAAAGAAGATTGAGGAATTCAATCTTTCCATTCCAAAGGAAATAATAATTGCAGAGCCCCTGGGCTTCCTTGAATTCCTGAGGCTTGAATCTGATTCCGCCTTAATCCTAACTGATTCAGGCGGATTGCAGGAAGAGGCATGCATCCTTAAAGTTCCCTGCGTTACTTTGAGAGACAATACCGAGCGCCCTGAGACAATAGAAGCAGGCGCAAACATGCTTTCAGGAATAAATCCTGAAAAGATAGTTGAATGCGCAGGAAAGATGCTCGCAGCCAGGCGCGACTGGAAGAACCCTCTTGGAAAAGGGAAGAGCGCAAGGAAAATAATTGATGCAATTCTTGACTGCAAATAATCATATCCTGCTGCGAACAATATGTTATTCCTGACTGTTTATTCCCTGATTTTTTCTGGAAAATTCATTAAATGCAGGTTATTCCCTCTTTAAAGCGGGATTTTAGCAAATTATTTAAACATATTTCGCATTTTTTGCCTTTATGATAACAGTAATAACCCCCATGTTCAATGAGGAAGAGTGCATTAGCGCAAATATAAGGAAGCTTTCAGCAGCAATAGATGGAATTGGAGAGGATTGGGAATTAATTATTGTTGATGATGGCAGCACAGACAAATCTCTTGAGTATGCAAAATCCGCAATGAAGGAAAAGAAGAACATAAGGATTCTCTCATACAAGCCGAATCGAGGGCGGGGATACGCGTTAAGGCAGGGATTCTCCCATGCAAAGGGCGACATAATAATCACCACAGAGTCAGACCTGAGCTGGGGCGCTGACATTGTTAGGAAGCTTTTTTATGCAATCAATAAATCAAATTATGACATTGTGATTGCAAGCCCCCACAAGAAAGGCGGCGGGTTTGTCAATGTCCCGTTTTTCAGGGTTCTCCTTACAACAGTTGGGAATAAGATTCTCGGGCGCGCATTTCCAGGAAACTTAACCATGCTTAGCGGGATGACAAGGGCATACAAGAGGGAAGTTATTGATTCATTGGAGCTTATTTCAGACGGCAAGGAGATTCACCCAGAGATAATCTCAAAGGCATATGCTTTAGGATTCAGGGCAACCGAGATTCCCGCGATTCTTAAGTGGACCGGAAAAAGAACAGGGAGAAGGTCAACATTTGATGCAAAGAAGCTCATGTTTTCCCATCTCATGCTGGGCTTCAATGAAGGCCCGCTGATTATTCTCGGCTCAATCGGGATGTCCTTTATGCTGATAGGGATAATTGCAGCATTTTACTCATTCCACCTCTGGCTTACAGAGTCCCTTTCAAACCACATTCCAATTGTGATGTTCACTCTTATAATGCTCAGCCTGGGGGTGCAGACTCTTGTTTTCTCATTCCTTGCATACCAGAACAGGGAGCTGAGAAACGAGATTTTCAGAATGGAAGGTAATCTCCTGAAGATTAGAAAGGGCAAGTGATTAATTGATTATTTAAGAAATTATAATTTTTTTATTATCTCTCTGTCTTTTTATTTCTCAGCGAGTATTACAAAGAATCCCGCGATTCCCGGAATTATCAGGCTTACAATTGTGTTTGTAAGTGAGATTGCAACAGCAGCCTCAAATCCTATTCCTATGAGCCCGAAAAGGTATGCAACCATTGCTTCTGTTGAGCCGATTCCGTTAAGCGTAAGCGGGAAAAGCCGTGCAAGCATGAAAAGAGAGGAAACTGCAAGGAGGTAAAAAAAGCTGACATCTGCCGAATATGCAATGCATATCAGGTAAAGCTGAGAGTATGTTACAATCCACCCGGCAATTGAAAGCAGAATTGTTCTTAATTTCAGCCCTGAATCAAGGGTGAATGTTTTAACAAGCTTTTTTTCATCCAGCTTATTCCTCTTTAATGCTGCCAGAAATTTATTCAAAATCTTCCATGGGAGAATCCTTGGGAAAAAAACAACTGCGCTGCACATCAAGAGGCAGAATAGTGATATAAGAAAAAAGCTTGTCATCCTGAAAATAAGAGAAGAGATTCCTGATATTATGAAAAGGGAGAGAAGCGCTATTATCTTGTCCACAATGCTTGCGGAAATCATCTCCTCTTTTATCCTATGCCTTTTGTATCCGTAATAAGCCTTTGCAAAGTCGCCTGTGCTTGCAGGCATAAAGATATTCAGGGCAGAGCCTATCAGGGCAAGTTTGAATGAGTCGTTTGTGGATATTGAGAAGCCCTCCTTGTTGATTATTAATTTGAACCTTATTGCGCGAAGGAGCATTCCCGGATAGATGAGGGCAGCTGACAAGAGAAAAAGCCAGATGTTCATTCCTTTTATGCTTTCTGAAAGAGCCTTAAAGTCCGCAATCCTAAAGAGGAAGAATATTATGAGAGCAGATACTGCAATCTTTACTGCTATTGAAAACCACGAATTTTTTCCTCTCTTTTTCACAATATTCCCTCTAAAAAATCATTTCTAAAAAGTATTAATGACTATTTCTTTTTTCCTTTGCCTTCATCAATTTTTTCAAGCGCAAGCTTTCTTATTATCCTTGTTATGTCCTGCTCAATTTTCTCCATCTTGACATAAATTCGAAATACCATGTACAAAAGAAGGACAACGCTCACATAAACTACAA
This genomic interval from Candidatus Woesearchaeota archaeon contains the following:
- a CDS encoding glycosyltransferase family 39 protein yields the protein MSQKEVVGKEESIFSKRIFNIKWSWVVLALILLLGFYFRAYHIDYPVIGYHNWKEVHHLSEARNYVLDGFSKDGLFMPHYDDNTFGENPYGLHSDTFPLVQIMGAVIFRIFGYKLWMARMISIIFNLGAVLMFYLLIKQLFKKYDKKEELSLTCAFLAAINPLLVFFSHNFDDINPALFFMLGCAFLYAKWVDEQKGWQLALAALFGGFATVLKYTFGIIAVPILITFPYKKVFSALKKYWKSLAVSALMILVCLSWIPYASYMNKIHQGMSYSAVEIVKMKVTWGNIPLLFSQDFLVPVLLSPNSYVADNYSKIGFTFAALGFVLLLIFWKKGFGNKFMSAYFIAFILFIVVGSDTLRGHSYHQYPIAPLIIFLMAYLFTFVGTTLEKFFNVKFLSWFVIIIFIALLMKPSVDAKNRQFNTQFIGQDVAGDYIKKHMLPGERMLFPSHQSYGVIWNSGMKAYMFPENASIIPLMEEEANVSWVFVYQWGFSILDNKPVWDYIKEHYSLAQFGFQQNTGLIYILLKKGGSFNASNMEEVSNQLNAILQKSLASSIKSKEYEYTTGKFTMNYYDVIA
- a CDS encoding nucleotide sugar dehydrogenase, whose protein sequence is MKVCVLGMGYMGLPTSCIISNSGHKVIGIDIDKKRVELLNKGILPFEENGLPEIFENARKNGFIAKSEVEDADVFIIEVPTPVGIKEKKAELKYVKSAAEMIVPYLKKGNLVILESTVPPLTCRNFLIPILERSHLSAGADFSVAHCPERAFPGQTLYELVNNDRVIGGIDEKSCALAKELYSSFVKAKISTTDTTTAEFVKLSENTFRDINIALANEFALICEQIGVDSHEAIALANRHPRVKILSPGPGVGGHCIAVDPWFMTEVTDRAKIIPLARKINDRMPSHVVELAEKMLSGIENPVVSVLGVSYKADVDDTRESPAIGVIKLAKRKGWKVKIHDPIAKRFEYRMTDLESALSGSDCAIIVANHKEFLDIDFSKFGMRNKNILDTRNFLNHEKLRKEGFKVFVLGNGKSIA
- the wecB gene encoding UDP-N-acetylglucosamine 2-epimerase (non-hydrolyzing); protein product: MKICILVGTRPEIIKMAPVIRECERRKLDFFIVHSGQHYSYNMDKIFFEELKLPEPKYNLEVGSGAHYAQTALILERIGEVFSKEKPDVLIVQGDTNTVFAGAITASKMGIRVAHVEAGLRSYDRSMPEEINRILTDHCSDLLFAPTKLQRKILIKEGIPKERIFVTGNTIVDSVRENIKFSDGKILEKFGLKKGNYFLITAHRQENVEDKTRLEGILNGIKMLYDKFGLQIIYPLHPRTKKKIEEFNLSIPKEIIIAEPLGFLEFLRLESDSALILTDSGGLQEEACILKVPCVTLRDNTERPETIEAGANMLSGINPEKIVECAGKMLAARRDWKNPLGKGKSARKIIDAILDCK
- a CDS encoding glycosyltransferase family 2 protein, which codes for MITVITPMFNEEECISANIRKLSAAIDGIGEDWELIIVDDGSTDKSLEYAKSAMKEKKNIRILSYKPNRGRGYALRQGFSHAKGDIIITTESDLSWGADIVRKLFYAINKSNYDIVIASPHKKGGGFVNVPFFRVLLTTVGNKILGRAFPGNLTMLSGMTRAYKREVIDSLELISDGKEIHPEIISKAYALGFRATEIPAILKWTGKRTGRRSTFDAKKLMFSHLMLGFNEGPLIILGSIGMSFMLIGIIAAFYSFHLWLTESLSNHIPIVMFTLIMLSLGVQTLVFSFLAYQNRELRNEIFRMEGNLLKIRKGK
- a CDS encoding lysylphosphatidylglycerol synthase transmembrane domain-containing protein, whose amino-acid sequence is MKKRGKNSWFSIAVKIAVSALIIFFLFRIADFKALSESIKGMNIWLFLLSAALIYPGMLLRAIRFKLIINKEGFSISTNDSFKLALIGSALNIFMPASTGDFAKAYYGYKRHRIKEEMISASIVDKIIALLSLFIISGISSLIFRMTSFFLISLFCLLMCSAVVFFPRILPWKILNKFLAALKRNKLDEKKLVKTFTLDSGLKLRTILLSIAGWIVTYSQLYLICIAYSADVSFFYLLAVSSLFMLARLFPLTLNGIGSTEAMVAYLFGLIGIGFEAAVAISLTNTIVSLIIPGIAGFFVILAEK